Proteins encoded together in one Camelina sativa cultivar DH55 chromosome 9, Cs, whole genome shotgun sequence window:
- the LOC104712516 gene encoding MATH domain and coiled-coil domain-containing protein At2g42465-like yields the protein MWNGDGTVEVNGFRIFYSEVDCVRRIFEKHPETAMNIRPKNQMVKNAYMNNLLDLIDIICLAPQELTEEELRDAENTLYELVEVGFELDWLKKKLEELCVKKKKMEARGARMRELDGMIVEQRRVLWALETERKNEENEARSDSARLGFEDVV from the exons ATGTGGAATGGTGATGGAACCGTGGAGGTCAATGGCTTTCGAATTTTCTATTCAgag GTGGACTGTGTTAGGAGAATCTTTGAAAAACACCCAGAAACCGCAATGAACATTCGTCCGAAGAACCAAATGGTGAAGAATGCTTACATGAACAACCTCCTCGATCTCATCGACATAATTTGCTTAGCTCCTCAGGAGCTAACAGAGGAGGAGCTAAGAGATGCGGAGAACACGCTCTATGAACTGGTGGAGGTAGGTTTCGAGTTGGACTGGTTGAAAAAGAAGCTGGAGGAGCTTtgcgtgaagaagaagaaaatggaagcaCGTGGGGCTCGGATGAGAGAGCTGGATGGTATGATCGTGGAACAGAGGCGTGTGTTGTGGGCTCTTGAAACGGAACGGAAGAATGAAGAGAACGAAGCTAGATCCGACAGTGCTCGACTTGGTTTCGAGGATGTTGTTTGA
- the LOC104715760 gene encoding MATH domain and coiled-coil domain-containing protein At3g58270-like yields the protein MGNQVDKKFTWVIKNFSTLQSEKIYSDEFVISGCKWRLLAYPEGNNSPNNFSLYLEVADYESLPSECRRNVSFTFTLVNQFHENLSLVKVTRNWLDQKAPNWGFTSMICLHDIDGGYLLNDELKIVVELDVLEVIGKLDVPEESKEATKPLKTMKHNNDDEDIPGDLVDVNGFQVLPSQVGLARCIFEEHKGPEEQSKDDLSDAEAALVYMMKKKLDEVKESKYKSVRVCEKRQHLHDFEQKSKDFKAQMDKYNASKAEILEAPGPASDRFLFLRTWSLVLVFFGVLVSLCSVLTNISQLRGSTFCEN from the exons ATGGGGAATCAAGTTGATAAAAAGTTTACTTGGGTGATTAAGAATTTTTCCACTTTGCAATCTGAGAAAATCTATTCAGACGAATTTGTGATCAGCGGCTGCAAGtg GCGTCTTCTGGCCTATCCCGAGGGAAATAACAGCCCTAATAATTTTTCTCTGTATCTGGAAGTTGCTGATTATGAATCATTGCCTTCTGAGTGTAGAAGGAACGTATCTTTTACGTTTACTCTAGTAAACCAATTTCATGAGAATCTCTCACTAGTGAAAG TAACAAGAAACTGGCTAGACCAGAAGGCACCAAACTGGGGTTTTACATCTATGATTTGCCTTCATGACATAGATGGTGGATATCTTTTGAACGATGAACTCAAGATTGTTGTTGAGTTAGATGTTCTTGAAGTTATTGGCAAATTAGATGTACCAGAGGAATCTAAGGAGGCAACCAAACCTCTGAAAACGATGAAGCACAATAATGATGACGAGGACATCCCAGGAGATTTGGTGGATGTCAATGGGTTTCAAGTTCTTCCTTCACAG GTGGGTTTAGCGAGGTGTATATTTGAAGAACACAAAGGACCTGAGGAACAATCCAAGGATGATCTGTCTGATGCAGAAGCTGCTCTGGTAtacatgatgaagaagaaacttgaTGAAGTAAAAGAAAGTAAGTATAAATCTGTCCGGGTGTGTGAAAAGAGGCAACACCTGCATGACTTCGAGCAGAAGTCCAAAGACTTTAAAGCTCAGATGGATAAATACAACGCATCCAAGGCAGAGATTTTGGAGGCCCCAGGCCCAGCTTCTGATCGTTTTCTGTTCCTAAGGACGTGGAGTTtggttttagtgttttttgGTGTTCTGGTctctctttgttctgttttaacTAATATATCCCAGTTAAGGGGTTCGACATTTTGTGAAAATTAA
- the LOC104715762 gene encoding MATH domain and coiled-coil domain-containing protein At3g58270-like produces MGNQVDRTFTWVIKNFSTLRSEKIYSDEFVISGCKWRLLAYPEGDNSPNNFSLYLEVADYESLPSGCRRHVHISFTLVSQFHENLSLVKATRSWLDHEVPDWGFTSMIALTKLHDNYCGFLVNNELKIVVEVDVLQVIGKLDVPEESEEATKPPRKMKHNDDDADIPEDLVDVNGFQVLPSQVGLARRIFEKHPETALECRTKNQSLRTSYMNVLLSLIKMLFKGPEEQSKDDLSDAEAALVYMTSVGFKLDWLEKKLDEVKESKKKCVQVCEMEQQLHDLEQKSKDLKAQLDKYNAEILEATASDLFLSDVV; encoded by the exons ATGGGGAATCAAGTTGATAGAACGTTTACTTGGGTGATTAAGAATTTTTCCACTTTGCGATCTGAGAAAATCTATTCAGACGAATTTGTGATCAGCGGCTGCAAGtg GCGTCTTCTGGCCTATCCCGAGGGAGATAACAGCCCTAATAATTTTTCTCTGTATCTGGAAGTTGCTGATTATGAATCATTACCTTCTGGATGTAGAAGGCACGTACATATTTCGTTTACTCTAGTAAGTCAATTTCATGAGAACCTCTCACTAGTGAAAG CAACAAGAAGCTGGCTAGACCACGAGGTACCAGACTGGGGTTTTACATCCATGATTGCCCTTACCAAACTTCATGACAATTATTGTGGATTTCTTGTGAACAATGAACTCAAGATTGTCGTTGAGGTAGATGTTCTTCAAGTTATTGGCAAATTAGATGTACCAGAGGAATCTGAGGAGGCAACCAAACCTCCGAGAAAGATGAAGCACAATGATGATGACGCGGACATCCCAGAAGATTTGGTGGATGTCAATGGGTTTCAAGTTCTTCCTTCACAG GTGGGTCTAGCGAGGCGCATCTTTGAAAAACACCCAGAGACTGCATTAGAATGTCGTACAAAGAACCAAAGTCTGAGGACATCATACATGAATGTCCTCCTAAGCCTCATCAAGATGCTCTTCAAAGGACCTGAGGAACAATCCAAGGATGATCTGTCTGATGCAGAAGCTGCTCTGGTATACATGacaagtgtagggtttaagttggattggttggagaagaaacttGATGAAGTAAAAGAAAGTAAGAAGAAATGTGTCCAGGTGTGTGAAATGGAGCAACAGCTGCATGACTTGGAGCAGAAGTCCAAAGACCTTAAAGCTCAGCTGGATAAATACAACGCAGAGATTTTGGAGGCTACAGCTTCTGATCTTTTTCTCAGTGATGTTGTTTGA